The stretch of DNA TTAATTTTTGGATCAGCCAAACAATTCAAAGGACATGGAAACATAtatagagtttttttttccaaaattacAATATCTCTCATCCTTTAGACATCCTGAAATTCTACTCAGCTTGCATAAACACAATTCAAGGCTTAGGATGTGGCTGAGAATTTTCATAACCTGaccaaatccaaaaaaataaCCAGCATCACACTTCTCAATAAAGCATGCATAAAACATTAAAAAATAGCTATGCTTCTTCACCATAGAGCAGCCACATGTAGTTCCACTACTGACTAACAGGGCGGAATCTGAACGGTTTTAGGATACTAATAAATCAACGTTTAGGCACTCCTCAAATGCAGGATAAAGATTGTATTTAGGATACAAGAAGCATGTATTTATCCATGCTATAAAGGTATTGCAGTTGCAAAAGTCAGCAAGTTATGAGCAGGATGACATTAAGTTTAATCATTTTGATCACTTAAGATTCTACCAACCATTAATCATTCAGAATTCAGCAAAGTAATACATGTAAATTTTTTACCATGAACCATCACCCGAAGTAATACAAAGTTGTTGATCGAACACAATGATATCAATACCATAAAAAACATTGGCATGAAATATAATTTGCAGCAGCGCATGGCATGATATAGCAAAGGCAATTTGGGGGAATAGATGCTCACCTTGTGTGTTTGCTAGTTTATTGTGGATATATCCTCCTCCATTCGAAAGCATAACTCAGCTCTGATTTTTCTCCTGGAAATTTGATTGTTCTATATCCTTCACATGGATTTCCTCTGCAAACATTTGGAACAAGGGGTATGAATATGCCTTCAAAATATCAAAGCAGAGGCCGCCAAAGGTGCACCAAAATCTTTGCATTTCCCTGAAAGCATGTAGCTAGGTTATTCTCTTGTCTTTGAAACACTGAATAACGCAATTATGCTGCCTTGAATTGTTCAGTATCTCTGTATAATTTTTAAGTTTATCGGAGTATAAAATAGCAAGCCTTCGGTGAAGTGGTGAAATTGGGGAAAAAAATCAATGAAGCAATCAGCAGCACAAGTGCCAGATTCATTTTTAAGCAATTCAGAGCTATGAACTATTGCAAAGCTTAACCGAGATGTATAATACCAAGTTACACAGAGTACATGAACAAAAAAACGGAaccaaaagaaaggaaaagggaaGAGCTCACCGAGGCAGCAGCAAGCTTGTTGAGCTGCATCACTGGTGAGTCCGACAGTAACTGCTGCGAAGCCAATCAACCCACCCTGCTAACATCAAAGCACCACTGATCTCAACAAATCTGACCCTGTCAACACCAGAAGCATGAAACACAGCTGTCTAAGCAAAACCTTCCGATGGGTCGCTTGTGGCGAGTAGGTGAAATCGTTGATGAGCAGCGAGATGACCACTGAAATCTTCTCGTGCTCCCCAGCAGTTGCGAGCTGCTTCACGATCCCCTCAATCTGTACAAGATCACACGACAACAAAAATTACACCTTAAATCCCTTGCGATTGTTCGAAAACCATGGCCCGAGGAATTGAAACCCCTGACCTCAAGCACAGCGTTCTTCCGCTTCTCGTAGAGCTTGTTGGAGAGGTTCCGCAGCATGGCGCCATGGATGACGCAGAGCGCGTCTGTGACCATCGCTGGAGAATCCTCCCTGAAGATCCCCCTCCCCCGCCGTTGCTACAGCCTCCCGATCGCCGCATCGGCCGCACCCCCACCCCACGGACCACGAAGCCCGAGCCAACCCTAACCCGACGTACGGGCCAAGCTCCAAGGCGATGAGAACAGGACCACGACCAACCGGAAGAACGCTTCGTCGATGCAGATCCAGTCAAAGGGAGGCGTAGATCCGGTGAGGGAGAGGGCGGAGAAGACGACCTAGGTTTCGGGGCTGAGGGAGAGAGCAATGCAGGTCGGAGCGCGTGGTGTCAGCCGGCACGGGCGAGTGCGCGGCGGTGGCCTACGCGGGTGAGCGGTGGCGGCATGCGCGGGCGTGCGGGCGAGGGTGGGCGAAGGCCGGACCCAgcaggcggtggaggcggcgcgcgggtggAGGCCGGAGACGGCGCGCGtccaggtggcggcggccggatccagCAGGCGGCGGAGTGCGGCCGAAGCCCGCAGGGTGCGCGCGTCCCGGCGGCGACAGGAGCTTGCAGGCGGTGCGAGGGCGGAGGCCGTAGACGGCGCgcgtccaggcggcggcggcggcagggcaggGCAGCCTAGGAGGGGATAGGAGCACCGATTTGGAGGAAAAATGAAAATTGAGTAGCGCCTGGGGTTCGAACCTGGGCGGCTGCCGTGCGCAAGCGAGGGGTTGCGCGCGCCTGGAGGAGAGATGGCCGGATGAGCGTTGAAGCCGCGGATCCATATAACATGGACCCTTGGATCGCGTTGAAGCTTTGCTAGAGGCAGTCTGGGCCATCGATTTCAATGGAGTGAacaatctgggtacaatttCTTTGGTTGGCTCCTTCCTGACTCTCAGCGTGGGACACTTTTATGGGTGGCTGTAGAATAATTCATTCGGTGTTTTAGGGGATGGACTCGCGCCGCTCCCCCCACGCTAGAGCGCTAGTACGAGAGAAAAGGATAGCAGTGGCCATTAAAGCTAAGGAAAaaggtcaaaaaaaaaaagctgcttCCGCTTCGATTCCGTTGAGCCTCGCTTTCGATCTaaaccctcgccgccgctggagcTCGCACGAGATGGGCGCGCTAGGTTTTCGGCGAcctctgccgctgctgctggcgctgctCGCCGCGTCGGTGGAGGCGCGCTTCGTGGTGGAGAAGAACAGCCTGATGGTCACGTCGCCGACGTCGCTGCGGGGGCGCCGCGACAGCGCCATCGGCAACTTCGGCATCCCGCAGTACGGCGGGAGCATGGCGGGCGCCGTCGTCTACCCCAAGGGCAACGCCAACGCCTGCGACGATTTCGACGGCAAGCACCCCTTCCGTGCCAAGCCCGGCGCGATGCCAACCTTCGTCCTCGTCGACCGCGGGGGTGAGCGCCCCGGTCCCTCGATTTCTCTGTCCTTGCGCGGTGCGCTCTGTTGTGTAGTCGTGCTTTGAGACATGGAGCGGGGGAGATTGCGACGTAGCTGCAGATTAATTGGTTAATTTGCCAGCAACGGGGTATAAAAGGTGGTGGCTACTTTACCATGTTGTAAGCATTCTGTCTGGCAAGGAAGTTAGCACCGCTATAAATAGTAACACGGAATTCGGTTTTGATCATCTCCATTTTGTTATTAAACAAGTAAATCAGTGGATCATCCATGTATTGGCTATTGAGTATGGGCTGCTGTAGCCACAATGCCTAAATTGGTGGTTTGGGCTGATTATGTCAATTTGTATGGAGGTTTATGCTGCTACTGAATAAACTGAATGATGATGTGATGCATTAGTCTAAGTATGAGTGAAGAGCGCTGCAATCCATGTTGGCATGTTGCTGAATTGGCCTTTGTATGCTACGATTGTTGTTTTCCAATGCCAACTGAACTGAATGGACTATTGATTCTCTGGCATATTTTGGCAAATGTTTCTATTGTACAAATTCTGCCATGTTTGACTCTGATCCATCTGACTCTCTAACTACATTAGCTGTTGCTTCGATCCTTCTTAGTAACTTATTAAATTGCCACATGGGttttctcctctccctctcttaaTTTTTAGGTTGTGGTAGGTTGGGACGACTCGTTAAGTGGTTAGTGATATACTCATATAATGCTCTTTCCAGATACTGTGCTGATCATGATGATTTCTTCTTCATTATAATTCAATATATGTCCTGGCCAACTTTGATAGCTGAAATTATATTTATGGCCTTAATATTGACATATTGTAGTCCATCAGTCCATGCCCTACCTTATTGTGGTGCTAACTTCTGTCTCCAtccataaaaaaaaatcattctgcTCCAAATTGTAAACTCTTAAGTAACTGTCTTACTGTCATAAAGTTATACATCTTCTGCCCTACCACAGATTATTTGTGAACTCGGTTGGTTGTGcgggttgtgtgttgactgtgTTCTTTTGAGATCTTATTCCTGTGGGCAACCAATTGTATTGCACAATATAAATTGCACCACCATATATGTTTTCTCAAGCATCATGATAACCTACTCCTCCACATATGTTTTCCAGATTGCCTATTTGCGAAAAAGGTTTGGAATGCGCAAAATGCTGGTGCCTCTGCAGTACTTGTAGTTGATGACAAGGATGAACCATTGATAACAATGGATTTACCTCGGGAAGATGATGAGGCTGCAAAGTATATACAGAACATAACCATTCCTTCTGCACTAATAGATAAAAAATTTGGTGAGCAGCTGAAGAAGGCTGTTAAAGATGGAGAACTGGTTAATGTGAATCTTGATTGGAGGGAGGCTGTTCCACATCCAGATGATCGTGTTGAGTATGAGTTATGGACGAACAGCAATGATGAATGTGGACCTAAATGTGATATGCTGATGAATTTTCTGAAAGAATTTAAAGGAGCTGCTCAACTACTTGAGAAAGGCGGCTATAGCCAGTTCACACCCCATTATATTACTTGGTACTGCCCTCAAGCATTTGTGATCAGTAAACAATGCAAGTCCCAATGCATAAACCATGGGAGATACTGCGCACCTGATCCGGAACAAGATTTTAGCTCAGGCTATGAAGGAAAGGATGTGGTGGTAGAGAACCTCAGACAGTTATGCGTGTATAAAGTTGCAAATGAACATAAGAAACCATGGGTCTGGTGGGATTATGTCACTGATTTTCACATAAGGTGCCCAATGAAGGAGAAGAAATACAACAAAAAATGTGCTGAAACTGTCATCAAATCACTAGGTTTGCTCTCTGTTTTTTCCCTTATTGAAGAATCCACATTATACTTGGTTGCAAGTTTTTAACATGCTTGAATCACCTGCTAGTCTCTATTTACTACACACTTAAAATAGTGTACTAATGAACACAGTTCATAGCATGACAAATCATCGAACATGCAACTTGCAGATGTAATGGTTCTACTACTTCAGCATACTGTAATTGCATTAATGTTTTTACACTTGAAACAGGTCTGGATGTGAAGAAGGTTGATAAGTGCATGGGAGACCCAAATGCTGATTCTGACCACCCATTGCTTAAAATGGAGCAAGATGCTCAGGTATGCTCAGGTTAAATGACTTACTATTacataatttgttttttttgggaCATACTATTACATAATTTGTTGTGAATTTTTATTTGTAAAGTAAAGCAACATAgagtttttattttgtgaaTAGTCAATGCCGTCTATTTTCATTGAACATTTACCTTATCAATTATATATGGGTTGATTTGTGCTGTTATGTTCCGTAGATTGGGAAAGGTTCAAGAGGAGATGTTACTATATTGCCTACTCTTGTTGTGAACAACCGACAATATCGAGGTATAAATTCCATAGCAATTATTACAAATTTACATTTATTCTGTATGGTTTTAACCTTAAAAAGGAATACAGGGAAGCTTGAGAGGAAAGCTGTCCTCAAAGCTATTTGTGCTGGTTTTGAGGAAACTACTGAACCAAATGTTTGCCTCAGTGATGGTAAGAACAAATAAATTATTCAACCCAAAATCTACCATGAGCAGGTCTTATTATGTACAGGCTACTGATTCTTGAGCTGTTTCAAAACAGATATAGAAACTAATGAGTGCCTGAATGACAATGGGGGTTGCTGGCGAGACAAGGCTGCTAATGTAACAGCCTGCAGGGTATGTGTGCATGACTAGAAGATATTCATTGACTTTGCTGTCTGAATAGTTCTTCAATTTGCTCACTTCGGTGTCAATTCATATCCAGGACACTTTCCGTGGCAGAGTGTGTGAATGCCCCATGTTCAATGGTGTACAGTTCAAAGGCGATGGCTACAGCAATTGTGAACGTAATATCTTCTGTTCTCATTGCTCACGTCGTAACTTTGACTTGTTTAACAATATAACCTCGGTATCAGCTATATTAACAGCTTGCATATAGGAATTGACATTTTGAAAGAAAAAGCTTACAGCGTAAAATTGTGTTAGCTTTGACACCCAAGAAATGTGGaggatttgtttttgtttgagATGGTAAACCATCATCAATAGGACATCTAAATCTGCTAAACACCATATTAAGTAGGATTTGTTTTCTTTGGGAAGATGTTCCTTTCACCCTGTTATGTACCATATAGCATAATGGAGTAAAACTCCCTTCATTCCAAATTGTAGTTCGTTTTGGTTGCTAAAATGACCTaaaatttggaacagagggagtaccaTAGAAGGGATGCTAGATGTCAGCAACTTGAAGAGAAGTGTGGTCAAGTAAAGGGAAAACATTAGACTTGGAGGGAATTATCTCATGCATAAGTTGTTCCATTTAAATAGAGAGCACCTCCTAAAAATTTGAAGAGTTGGCGGCAGAAAAGTGTTTGGACTTGGAAGTGTCTGTTCCACTCGCTAGCTTCGTTTTCCTTAGTGTATCCAGATAGTCCAGACAAATCTGCATGGTTATGTCCACACTCGAGGTGATGCATGTAAACAGGTCAAATGGGATCCAGTAACACCGATAAGAAACTTACAATTGCACTATTGATTAGGTTCACAAAAATATTTGTTTTGTACTAATGGTCTATTGAGCAGTATACTGTTTTCAAATCGTCTAGTTGGACCTAGTCACCATTTGACCGATCCgacgactagtcgcgattagttGTTGATCAGGCCGAATAGTCGAGCCTAGTCGGTCCTAGTCGTATGTATAGCCGTCCTATGTATATCAGGACCGATATGATATATATGCTATATAGTACTTAATATAAAGCACGCATGAAGACAACAATGATGGTCAATTTTTCACTTGTGAGATGATTTGTGCACTGCCCAGAACTCGGTATCCCTATCGGATGATGAGTAGACACTAGAGCAGGGTAGGGGAGAACATATAAAGCAGAGCTCGAGCATGAGTAGATAGTGGAGCAAGGGAGGGGAGAACACAGAACAGAAGCATGGCACCTATACTGTCGGACGAAGAGGAGCTCATCTTtaggtgctgctggtggtgcCAGCCTTGGGGAATGCCGGCACCCAAGGCCTAGTGGAGGCAGAGGTGGACACGCCCAAGGCCtggtggaggcggaggtagAGTCAGGCAGCGGAAGGAAGAGGGTCGCCGGTTCCTACCGCGAGTTCCTgggcagcaggccagcagctgTGCCATTGGACGTGCAGCAGGCGGCGACGAACCATGGGGCGGTGTGATTTTGGGCGGGGCAGCGTGATTTTGGGCGGGGGCGGCATGATTTTGGCGGGCATGTCGGGCAGCGCGTGTTTTGGAGGGTGGATGGCAGCTGCTGTGTGTCTCCTCTATGGCTTTACATACCATAAACCTAATGTGCCACCTCGCCAGCCCACTACCGACCAAGGCCCATAACTCAAACATCCAAGTAAACAATTCTGAGTCTGATCATTTTCTTACCTGATTGGTATGACTAATAGTGATTAGGCGATGACTAGTCGGACAACTAGAAAACTAGTCACTCAAACCTACTCGGTGTCCCTTATCGAGGTCAATGGACCGATAagcccgactaatcgcgattagttgGACGACTAGATAACAATTGGCAGTAACAGTTTTTATCATTGTAATTCTGGAATTGAATTGTGTTTTAGTATTCTGAACTTGCACAGCTTGTATGCTGTTGCCTTCTTCTGATTTTGGAATATGCATGCCTTTTACAGCACTCCGAAACATGCACAGGTTTGTTAGACAATTTATATAAGAAGTTTATAATGATTATCTATGTTTCTTGTAGCTGCTGGGCCGGGAAAATGCTTGATAAACCATGGAGGGTGTTGGCATGAAACTCGCAATGGAAAAACATTCTCTGCTTGTCAGGTACGTCTTGAGCTTATTAAGGGGCCGTTTGGATCCTCTCATTTTGGAGGAATTGAAATCTACTTAATAAACTAGTATATTTGGCTTAGAATTTGACATTCCACCACTTTCCAAAGTTTAGATATAAGCCTATCCTAAATTCATAGGGTGGGAGTTGGAAATTGATTCTATACACCATCAAGCTATGTTTCTGTTCTGTAACTTATAGCACACTCTTTGGCTCACTCCTCTATAGTAGAAATATAGCACATAAGTATCTCCCTCATATGGCCAACAATAGTATACAAATATtccatatataatcatattagctTAATAGATGTGTGCCTAAATTATGATTATTAGAATGGAATTCAATTCCAAGGTTCCAAACGGGGCCTAATGGACATTGATCTGTTATTGCATTAATAAAAATTCTCTTTAAAAAAATCTTTCCAGGAATCTGGAGATGGGAAATGCCAGTGTCCAGCTGGTTTCCGAGGGGACGGTGTTAAAAAGTGTGAAGGTGCTGTGCCTACTACTATAAGTTGCCTCTGCAGCAACTTTTTCATCCCTTTCTTATGGTTCTAATGACTAATGATAGTTATTTTGGTGATCCTAAAAATTCTTTCATTATTGTGCTAGTGACATTATATGGTTTCTGTGATCTAACAGTTATCTGCTTTTGTAAATGTATACATAAAACTAGGAAGTATGCATTGGTAGATATATGCTTATTAAGTATTTGACTTGTTTTGTTTCAAAGATCTGCAACAGCAGACTTGTTATCTTTCAAAACATTTTCTGCAATATCGTGCACTTGTTGTTTCATCATGGAATGACGAGTCAATGCCTTCTTTTTTCTTGACACGATCCTCCTATAATTGTGAATCCATCCATCTAATTAGCACTAGTAACAAGCTATCCTTAGGGTGGTAGGGGCATTGGGTGCAATATTTTGTCTTGAGAAACCAAAGCACAAAATATCTGCACCCTAAACCAACTTGCTACTCATCCATTTTCGATTTCTggcaatatttattttgttaatGAAGTATATATTTGGTGCAGTGCAAAATATACAATATGCCTTAAACCATATTTTCTTTTCATTCACCTTTACAGACATTGATG from Panicum virgatum strain AP13 chromosome 9K, P.virgatum_v5, whole genome shotgun sequence encodes:
- the LOC120651265 gene encoding protein VAC14 homolog isoform X2, which codes for MVTDALCVIHGAMLRNLSNKLYEKRKNAVLEIEGIVKQLATAGEHEKISVVISLLINDFTYSPQATHRKGGLIGFAAVTVGLTSDAAQQACCCLEEIHVKDIEQSNFQEKNQS
- the LOC120651265 gene encoding protein VAC14 homolog isoform X1, whose translation is MVTDALCVIHGAMLRNLSNKLYEKRKNAVLEIEGIVKQLATAGEHEKISVVISLLINDFTYSPQATHRKQGGLIGFAAVTVGLTSDAAQQACCCLEEIHVKDIEQSNFQEKNQS
- the LOC120651265 gene encoding protein VAC14 homolog isoform X4 yields the protein MVTDALCVIHGAMLRNLSNKLYEKRKNAVLEIEGIVKQLATAGEHEKISVVISLLINDFTYSPQATHRKGGLIGFAAVTVGLTSDAAQQACCCLGKCKDFGAPLAASALIF
- the LOC120651265 gene encoding protein VAC14 homolog isoform X3, whose amino-acid sequence is MVTDALCVIHGAMLRNLSNKLYEKRKNAVLEIEGIVKQLATAGEHEKISVVISLLINDFTYSPQATHRKQGGLIGFAAVTVGLTSDAAQQACCCLGKCKDFGAPLAASALIF
- the LOC120651264 gene encoding vacuolar-sorting receptor 3-like — protein: MGALGFRRPLPLLLALLAASVEARFVVEKNSLMVTSPTSLRGRRDSAIGNFGIPQYGGSMAGAVVYPKGNANACDDFDGKHPFRAKPGAMPTFVLVDRGDCLFAKKVWNAQNAGASAVLVVDDKDEPLITMDLPREDDEAAKYIQNITIPSALIDKKFGEQLKKAVKDGELVNVNLDWREAVPHPDDRVEYELWTNSNDECGPKCDMLMNFLKEFKGAAQLLEKGGYSQFTPHYITWYCPQAFVISKQCKSQCINHGRYCAPDPEQDFSSGYEGKDVVVENLRQLCVYKVANEHKKPWVWWDYVTDFHIRCPMKEKKYNKKCAETVIKSLGLDVKKVDKCMGDPNADSDHPLLKMEQDAQIGKGSRGDVTILPTLVVNNRQYRGKLERKAVLKAICAGFEETTEPNVCLSDDIETNECLNDNGGCWRDKAANVTACRDTFRGRVCECPMFNGVQFKGDGYSNCEPAGPGKCLINHGGCWHETRNGKTFSACQESGDGKCQCPAGFRGDGVKKCEDIDECKERKACQCPECNCRDTWGGYDCTCSGDLLYIKDHDTCINKTAVQAKAAWAAVWGILIVIVVVAAGSYIVYKYRLRSYMDSEIRAIMAQYMPLDNQGEIPNHTHEEDRS